The uncultured Desulfatiglans sp. DNA window CCAAATATTGCGATGATTTTATATCTCCGCCCAGCCCAAAAGAGGGCTGGGAAGTGCATCTGCGATTTTTACGAGACATTATTAAAGAAAGACAAATCGATTTGTTCGTTCCCGTTCATAGTGAGATGTATGGTGAGTACATAAAACACAGGGATTTTTTGGGCAGAGCGTTTGGGTATCTTGGTGATTTTGCTCAGTTTGATCTATTGCATGATAAGCGGAAACTTAATGGGCTTCTGGCTGAATTGGACATTAGAAGGCCAAGGACCTACACGACAATCGATGTTGCCGAACTGCCTTGTGTTGTTAAGCCCAGAAACCTATCTTCATCTAAAGGGGTTAAATACATACTCAGTGAAGAAGACCGGAATAAGTGCCGAAGCTTGAACGGTGAGGATCTAATCATCCAGGAATACGTGGACGGCGTTGGATGCGGGTATTCGGTTTACGCTCAGGATGGCCAGGTCCTTATTGGGTTTGGGCACAAAAGGCTTGCTGAACAACCGGTAACGGGAGGGTCGAGCGTTTACCGGGATACGTATTTTAATTGCAGGATCCGGGAGATCTCCGAAGAGATTTTAAAGGCCACAAAATGGACCGGATTTGCCATGTTGGAATTTAAATTGACGGACAAAGGTGAAATATACGTCATAGAGATTAATCCCAGGATTTGGGGTTCCATTAACCAGGGGCTACAGAATGGATGTAATTATTTTGAGCCGCTATTAGGTAAATCAAATTTTGTTAGAAAGAAGGATGTTCAATATAAGACCTACTTATCTCCGTTGTTATATATTTCCCTCCTCAATTATCTGTTCCGACTCGACGTGGGTCCATTGGCTAATTTTTTCAAAAATATTAGGGTAAATCGGGCGGATGTATCTTTCCTGGATGATCCAAAGGGGTTTATCAGCCTGATCGCTCGAAAAATGTAAATGAAGTAGTATGAAGAAGCTGAACGCCATTGACCTTGATAACACTTTGATCCCCTTTGATTCTTTTAGGATTCTCGTTGTTTCTCATCTTAAGCAAAAAAAATACTTGACTCCTGTGTCCGTAATCGCGCTGATGCGGAAAATGCGCATGATTGGAGGCGCGGAGTTTAAGCAAAGAGTCCTTTGTTGCCTCCAAGAG harbors:
- a CDS encoding hypothetical protein (Evidence 5 : Unknown function) gives rise to the protein MDKASGRGGCVSDEADYKSMARRILLGEISSYKAAVIAKYLKLFYPRTHITAYDYKGIIRCFHTKYCDDFISPPSPKEGWEVHLRFLRDIIKERQIDLFVPVHSEMYGEYIKHRDFLGRAFGYLGDFAQFDLLHDKRKLNGLLAELDIRRPRTYTTIDVAELPCVVKPRNLSSSKGVKYILSEEDRNKCRSLNGEDLIIQEYVDGVGCGYSVYAQDGQVLIGFGHKRLAEQPVTGGSSVYRDTYFNCRIREISEEILKATKWTGFAMLEFKLTDKGEIYVIEINPRIWGSINQGLQNGCNYFEPLLGKSNFVRKKDVQYKTYLSPLLYISLLNYLFRLDVGPLANFFKNIRVNRADVSFLDDPKGFISLIARKM